TGACTGATTTTTTACAACTCATGTCTAGAGAAAACATGCTAGTCCACCGTTATGGGTAAGATTATAACAGCTTTATCCGGCGCCAGTAACTCTTGTCCTATGATCTAATATTAGATGAATCCTATCATAACAAACGCTGCACCAGCCGCGCCCCAAACTGCGAGGCTTtcgtaaacaattaaaaataactacaattaataaaatgttaaataaatatggccGTCACGCTGGCCAATGGCGGCGTTCGTGttagttttaacaaaataaattcttaatttatcCTTAGCAACACCTAGTTAGAACATTAACTGGAATGAAACTAACAAAACTGGGCGAAACAAATGTTAGGGGACAGGAAGACGTTACCTCCGTACAACGTTAACTGCATAACGAGTTTATATAATGGACTGAGTGTGTCGCATGCAAGTCGGAATGCTTCatctacattttttaattatatggaaTCGAGGTTGACTCAGCTTAATTACATCCGagcaatattcaataaaatcataaaacgtCGATATTGGCACATCTCTAGTTACACCAGGATGAAATTGgaatagtttataatatcaatGACTTTCCTTTGagtgtaaaacaatataaatcattGCTATCGACCTGCATACGACACACTTAATCCGCATTACACCTCAACACACATAAATCTGATGTCATACATAACGATATAACTATCGATATGTATGAAACCAGTGTTGTCCGAACATCGATACTTTTGACTGGGGGCGGTAGGGTTAATATACCAAGGTAGAAAAACTGGTCCACTTGTCACACAGCATCTACTATTACTGGAagtgttcattttattttatagtgatGTACttgttttatcgatatcgattattATCGACCATTTCCCATCTATTCACGGCGTGAATCAGAAACATTGTCCgtattatttttcatgaaaaaGGCGGAGAAATTCGACGATAATATTCGGGAAATGCCAATGTCACATATCGACATCCGTTTCCTAAATCACAGACGCACACAATACacgtatagtaaaaaaataaaattaaccaaaTTACAACATTAACTCCACTTACGTTTAACATTAACATTACGAGtgcaaaatttattcaaaattcttatCGATACGATGGTTTTGTCTTCATATTGGTATCAAATACATAAtagttttacttttcaaatgtAAACTCGACACAAATTTTATGAACGTTCTGAAGTTACTTACGAGCCCGacgcatttactatttataGAGTCTAAATCGacatagatggcgctaaatTCAAACCTGCCATAAATATAGGCGTCAGCTGCACATGGTTTCGAACAATCTTGTTAAAGAATGCTAGGCCTTAATGACTAGcaatatatttgatttagttGCACAGGTGgcaatttattttcatcaacAATACTCAAAGATATTCTctacaaaatttgttttaaaataccacACCACGCTCTAAAAATAGGGAGAAGATTATAGTTAGAAGGAATCAGACATTATCCTTCCTTGGTTAGCCGTAGTCGGATAAAAAATAGCGAAAGCTTGTAGCCTTGAAGTAAAATCCAAATATCGGAAATAAAAGCTTATATGCTCCTATTCAAATCAACTGAATGATAGAAACgctaaatatgataaaattatagCGAAAATGCGACACTAAAAATTAATGATGAACCAGCTTTGGTTATAGCAACCTGTAAAGTTAAACAAGGGTTCAGTGCCAAAATCTACTTGCAATTTGATAATAAGGCCCTTATAGTGTACATAAAGAAAAGACAGTTAAAGATAAGCCGTTGGTAGAGCAAGAACGGCCAAGTGCAGGTGCGATTTACAGCCGTTTTTGATagacgatcccaatctcaatcttaaaTCCCATTCCAAGAATTAACCATTTGAAATGTCATTTGTTATCATGGCAAagaaaactttgttctgattggttcattttttaaatagctcgaaaaaataattaggatcgtttttgaaaatggcaattaataatattgttgatttcaTTATAACATTACTAGTTTGTAAGATTTAGAATATTACAGTTCGAATGTGAGATctttaccttatttatttatgagggatatttttcaaacataatatattttctatataagaaCTCGGTTAGGCCATTCTTGCACACACAgctttaatatattaacattatgtATTGTAAATCTTTAAGGTCAACACAGACACGAATCTGCTTATTTGGAATTTAGTTGATTCAAGCCTTTATACTCATACTTTGTTGGTTGTCAAGGAAGCCGTGATCGATGTTATCAAGGGATATTTTTAATTCGCACTTTTCATACGAGTTAAGGATCTTACATAATTACAATGATCGTGtcgaataattttgaaaacactAGTCGCGCAAAATCAACGGATCAAGGACACAAGATCGAATAGAAAAAAAGGCCTATTGGAGGACTGTTTTATTACAGATATATGCCATCAACTAGCAAAGGTTCGAAACCTTGAGATTTCTAATTAGGCAACTGGGAACACTGTGCCCACTGCAAATTAGGCTTTGCTCAAGTCGATACTCGTTGGTTATCTCaacaaccaaaaaaatatacattagcaTAGTCATCTTATGACTTAAATTACTtcggtaaatttaaaatatataaatagttctGTTTACTTAATAGAGTATGTCGAAATTGTATGATCAATGGTTTAATCGATCATGCAATTTGACCTAGCGACTACAGAAGATTGTGTTAGACTAATTACTTTATGTTCAGTGTTACCAATGTTAAACATGACATAACGAGTTGTTTTAAATTGGCAAAGATAAATAccttttaatactttataaataagagATCGAatgctttttttaataatttttattaatctacTTCTTtcgaaaatttaaaagaatgtAATGTTGCAATTTGAAAAATAAGTCGGCAGTATAAACTCAAGTTTATACGTAAATAAAACTGTGCTAAACCTATTACAGATAATTCTCTTTCATTGAATTGGTTACTCCCAAAGTTATCGTaaaattggtaaataaataaaaaaaacttttaaacataaataccaCTTGAAAAGATGTTGTGCTAGCTTTAAACTTACTTAGTTCCTTTGGAGAACATATCCTGAGACATATTTGAATGAGAAACTGATAATGTCAATTTATCATCCTCATCggttaaatgtattaatttgtaaatttttctacaataaaaCACTTGAATTAGtgagttttaaaaatgtgtaaaaaaatgaaaaatccgATACCATATACCATCCAATCATAATGCAATATAATGCAGACAGCGTCatcattactattttcaatgttTCATTTAAACATTAACATGTTGGTGCCATTTCAGAACAATTATATGGACCCAGGTTTATCGTTTGcgccataaataaatacatccaaCAGCCAAAATCACTGTAAATAACATCAACCTTATCGCTAGTTCCTAAAAAAACGACAAcaccaaatattaaataaataatttataaccaaaAACATATTCCTTTTTTTAGTTGTAGTGTTTTCTTATACCTATTTGTCAACACCCTATATAAGACAGCCGGTTTTGTAGATGCTGACCGTGGTCACTCACTGTCGAGAATGTATGGACATGACGTCACGCGTGAAACCAGTGCTTTGACAGTACGACAGTGACAGTGTGTATTCTAGTGGAGTCGTTACATTTCCGACAGTAGTAGCCATCAACAGTGGCGCAAACTAACTTCTTCAATGTTTCCACATATCACAAATACTGTTATAACCAAGGAAAATGCAGTAAAAATCACCCAATCTCACAGTACGTGGCAGATGTAAGTGCTATAACCTGGCGGACCGTCGCGTGGGCTGCGGTTGTGTTCAGGCCATCAGCTCCCAGTACTGCAGGAGCCGCTCGCCGGACGGCGCGGCCATGCCCTGCGGCCGGACGAAGTTCACCTCGATAGTCTTGAACCTCTTTTTTAGTTCCGCGTCGAACATCTGTGAAGTGTAACTTTTATtagcatatattttgtatatgagCTGGAAATTGTGATTACttgaatttcataattaaaagtaCCTGTGTACATAGTATTCATCATATTattgacaatatatttgagTTTAAATGGCTTGAATTATACCTAATTGTTCAAACACTCTGTACATATAAAACTACCTAGTTTAAAGTGATAAGCTTGACGTCGATTTGAGCAGGATCAAAACATGCAGGACCAGCTTTATAAGTGTGTGTGGTGATTCTGTGTAGCACGCGAATTAACACACAACATATTCCCCGGTTTTgtctccgaaggggtaagcagtgGTGCCTAaccaaccaaggcacccactttttgccatgtgTGTTCCATACCAGGTGAATGAATGTGACTCGAGTCTATTAGACTAGGCATGTGTAGTTGGCGCTGCGCATGCGTGTTAGATTGTGTAGTAGTGAGACGTACGCTGTGCGCgtcgagcggcgcggcggcggtggcggcgctggcggcgctggcAGCGGTGCTGGCGGCGAGCAGcacgcgcgcggcggcggcggcgagtgGCGCGCACGCGTGGCGGCGCAGCGCGCACACCTCCCACAGCAGCGAGCCCAGCGCGCGCGCACGAGACGCCGACGTCTCCTCCATCACGTACGGGTCGCCTGACACTGGGACCAcacatctttattttatttacagcaaAATTACCCCTATATCtaaattgtgatatttttgtgacaaaaataatgtcaaacatgataaaacaattaacaaaataggaattttataatcaataacaTGTTGATactcaaaatgataaaaatttgCTGTTTTGATGACAACACTGTCATATtttcatatcaaatttcatgCTGTAAAACATACTTATAGCTGGTGTGTCTTCGTAGCAGATCATGCGTTTGAGAGCGGGATGTCGCAGCAAGAGGTTGGCGACCAGCTGCAGCAGGCCCACTGCGTCCTCCGGAGACGCCACCAGCGCCAGCCGGGACAGGCGCTTCGCGAACGCCGCTACTAGACTTTCTGGCAAATGtctgtcaaaaatattaatttgatgcTTTAGAATATATCACTTTGTAGACTTAACTTCAAGCTTGTATCTCTGAAAGGATATGCAAATAGGCAATGAATGCAATGCAGATGTAATGAATCCTATGGCCAACATAAAAATCTGAACAACTCAATTAAGTTTCAACTCAATATTTCACAGGTGCTGTAATCAAAAAACATTGCTTTTAGACCGAAGGACATCACTTTTTAGTTTTGGTTAAATTTATATACTCACGTAGAACTAAGGAATATATCTGCGAGGTGCATGAGCCGCTTCTTGTAGCGCGTGGCGAACATCTCCGGCTCGAACATGGCGTACAGCCGGTCGTACATGTCCGGGTAATCGATGTTGTGCTGTCTCACCAGCTCCAGTACTCCTTGTAGCGCCAGCATAGATATAGGCCCCCCTGTGAAATGACAGGTGTTAATGATATTTTAGATTgtgtaattttgaaatatttttacataatgaaGTAATCTTGGATGTGTTTTAATACTAGCAGATTTGTGATACAGGAGCATTTGGCAATATTCTAGCACACTACATTTAAAAGAACTTGACATCAGTTTGAGGGCAGTTTCAACCAGTGACCCATTCAAACTGTAGAtagtattgaatatatttaaagcaCGTAAGGCCATTGTACTGGCGAATAATCTCTCTTGTCATGTCAGCAGCAGCTGCAGACATTAAACAGAGCAGCCACTGGCACGCGAACCCCCAGCACCGGTTCGTACGTTGTACCCACCTGCGTCCAGACTGTCGCACAGCATGTCGGTGGCGAGATGCGGCTTGGCGAGCAGCGGCATGAGGCGCTCCACGAGCAGCAGCAGCGCGCGCCGGTGCGTGCGCGGCTCGGCGCACAGCGGCCACTGGCACGCGAACCCCCAGCACCGGTTCGCGTGGCGTCTGCACGCCACACCGCTGTATGTGAACGGCATTTTGTCTGAAATACAACCTGATGTTAAATACAGGTATTTATAACACTCTTTGTTAGGTGTTAAACATCTTCAGAAGCCATTAGAGTTGTTAAAAATGACGTTCTATGTAGCCATGTAGGATTCTaatttgtcaaaataatttaaaacacctttttattttatacatctaACATACAGGGTGCTTCAAAaagtttgtataatataatataaataatttataaatacaatgtagATATAATAAACACCCCTTCTCTATTTACGTTTAATGCCAAAACAAAATTTCATAGTATAGTTTACCTTCTGTAGCGCACAGCAACTTGTCCTCCTTCTCTTCATCATCTCTCTCTTTCACTCTGTTCTTTGGCTCCAACGGTATCTCGGACACAAGCAGTTTGTCGAGCAACTCCAGGTAGTTCTGCATGTATATGGGCGTTGGCGACCTGATTGCATAACACGGTTATTTTTAGAACTAGGTTTGGCATTTGTTAAGTTGTTGATAAGGAAAATACGGCTTTCCTTATATTGATCGCAACAGGAAAAAACATTCAATGTGACGACAGAAACTtttaagaaataagttttaaactttCATGTAATAAGGTCTTTCGAGCATTTACTGAATTGTTTTAAGTATTACAATTGTCGAATGGCTTTTGAtctcaatttataaattttatatttaatgatattattaagtatttgttaATGCTGGCTTTGTTAATAAACGCGAGGAAGTTCTTAGACAATGACACCAACCTATCTAGTTTTACGTCCAGTGTCATTTACCGTTATAGCtagacaaatattaaatataaatgtaaaacttacttttattaacagGCATTCAAAGGAGTGCAAAGTAAATGACATATAATGAGGATACATACTTTTTGTAAGCGAGTGTGGAGAGAACCTTCAGCCCGTACTGCTGGACGTCCTTGTACTCCGTGAACTCCTGGAAGCGGGCGATCGGCGCAGACATCGACATCTCGGAGTCCAACAGCACTGTGAATATGTTCTGTGGACAATGTTACCATTGTTTAAATGTCATCTTAAGAGCCAATAACAAGGAGGATAACAAGAATCTGACGGCCAACCTTCAACAATGAAGAGACACTTGTAGAAGAAGAGAGTCCTCCCTAGAGTCCAGATAGAGACCGTTGCTGGGTGTGATATTCAAGTCGAATCTTGATCACGTGCTCTTGGCTGCCGAGTGACTATTAATAATGTATGGAAGACGCCACACAGAAAATGCCACACTTAGCTTAGCGCGGTGGTTCAACATGAACGCGATGAGAATATCACACCCTTCCACACTATGTCTGGTGAGGACTTTAATTTGCTTTGGCAAGGAGAGTGCAGCTAAGCACTACCGT
This portion of the Manduca sexta isolate Smith_Timp_Sample1 unplaced genomic scaffold, JHU_Msex_v1.0 HiC_scaffold_2127, whole genome shotgun sequence genome encodes:
- the LOC119188423 gene encoding LOW QUALITY PROTEIN: nucleolar complex protein 4 homolog B-like (The sequence of the model RefSeq protein was modified relative to this genomic sequence to represent the inferred CDS: deleted 1 base in 1 codon; added 123 bases not found in genome assembly); the protein is MAAVQQNLTKMVSAQLRNKANEFLNSRKHANNLADILQMFEAETDNYTPLLLTIEVIFTELLKRGDMIEEFVPLKPADHSPEAEYTRWLRTCYESALTRTLICIKNGRTNSRLQALVTACKLLQAEGRTPLEPSNGYYFPAFRLKNIFTVLLDSEMSMSAPIARFQEFTEYKDVQQYGLKVLSTLAYKKSPTPIYMQNYLELLDKLLVSEIPLEPKNRVKERDDEEKEDKLLCATEDKMPFTYSGVACRRHANRCWGFACQWPLCAEPRTHRRALLLLVERLMPLLAKPHLATDMLCDSLDAGGPISMLALQGVLELVRQHNIDYPDMYDRLYAMFEPEMFATRYKKRLMHLADIFLSSTHLPESLVAAFAKRLSRLALVASPEDAVGLLQLVANLLLRHPALKRMICYEDTPAIMSGDPYVMEETSASRARALGSLLWEVCALRRHACAPLAAAAARVLLAASTAASAASAATAAAPLDAHSMFDAELKKRFKTIEVNFVRPQGMAAPSGERLLQYWELMA